In Streptomyces chartreusis, the following proteins share a genomic window:
- a CDS encoding alpha/beta hydrolase-fold protein, producing MRPVTADTENAFAGFGMPGEPGTEEFWAAAEAPRSVPAGGGGWATLFLWRGSAASIDFESWSEPVPLNRWGDTDCWYAEVRMPARLRVTYRFLVGDAAHADPLNPVGAGGDRSIAATPDAPPQPHWPVVGPGTDAVLPLPRARVRWASERLGGRRTVRVHPVGGGGPVVLLLDGDDWLYLHPAMTAFDSAFAAGDMPPVTLVFLPAKDRAAEFTCRPELWEAVRDELLPLVAESGVPADLGRLVVAGQSLGGLSALYAALRFPDLVSRVACQSGSFWWTPEAMDLADPMSGSVGGSIAARLLERPELSRLRIAFDVGEHETLMLPHCERTELLTEQAGATVRVSRSAAGHDRAGWRHALLRDVAWALGQRVTGPRPGSSPRRRPAGSDGCPRP from the coding sequence ATGCGCCCGGTCACGGCCGACACGGAGAACGCCTTCGCCGGGTTCGGGATGCCCGGCGAGCCCGGCACGGAGGAGTTCTGGGCGGCGGCCGAGGCGCCCAGATCCGTACCTGCCGGGGGTGGCGGCTGGGCAACCCTGTTCCTGTGGCGGGGATCCGCGGCGAGCATCGACTTCGAGAGCTGGTCGGAGCCGGTGCCCCTGAACCGATGGGGCGACACGGACTGCTGGTACGCCGAGGTGCGCATGCCCGCGCGGCTGCGGGTGACCTACCGGTTCCTCGTGGGCGACGCGGCGCACGCCGACCCGCTCAACCCGGTGGGCGCGGGCGGCGACCGGTCGATCGCCGCGACGCCGGACGCGCCGCCCCAGCCGCACTGGCCCGTCGTCGGCCCCGGCACCGATGCCGTACTGCCCCTCCCCCGCGCCCGGGTCCGCTGGGCGAGTGAACGGCTCGGTGGGCGACGTACCGTCCGGGTCCACCCCGTGGGTGGCGGCGGTCCGGTGGTCCTGCTCCTCGACGGCGACGACTGGCTGTACCTGCACCCGGCCATGACCGCCTTCGACTCGGCCTTCGCAGCGGGCGACATGCCCCCGGTCACCCTCGTCTTCCTTCCGGCCAAGGACAGGGCGGCCGAGTTCACGTGCCGGCCCGAACTGTGGGAGGCGGTCCGGGACGAACTGCTGCCGCTGGTGGCGGAGTCCGGCGTACCCGCCGACCTCGGCAGGCTGGTGGTCGCGGGGCAGAGCCTCGGCGGGCTCAGCGCGCTGTACGCGGCCCTTCGGTTCCCGGATCTGGTGTCCCGGGTCGCCTGTCAGTCGGGGTCCTTCTGGTGGACGCCCGAGGCCATGGACCTGGCGGATCCCATGAGCGGTTCGGTCGGCGGCAGCATCGCCGCGCGTCTGCTGGAGCGCCCGGAACTGTCGCGCCTGCGCATCGCGTTCGACGTCGGGGAGCACGAGACACTGATGCTCCCCCACTGCGAACGGACCGAGCTCCTCACCGAGCAGGCCGGCGCGACCGTACGGGTCTCGCGCTCGGCCGCCGGCCATGACCGGGCGGGCTGGCGGCACGCCCTGCTCAGGGATGTCGCCTGGGCCCTCGGCCAGCGCGTCACCGGGCCACGGCCAGGCAGTAGTCCGCGTCGCCGGCCAGCAGGTTCCGATGGGTGTCCTCGGCCGTGA
- a CDS encoding TetR/AcrR family transcriptional regulator, which produces MTPIRHNHSDSDAVLDAVRDCVLAVGVRRTTLTDVARRAGVSRMTLYRRWPDVRSLVGDLMTREWVAVATGAMPERRPGTATRGLIVEGLVAGVRTFRAHPLFQKIVDVDPELLLPYVLDRRGASQMALLALLADAVKEGHADGSVRAGHVERQARSLLLIVQSFTLSLRTMTDEDDADLSSDAFLAELRSILERTLTP; this is translated from the coding sequence ATGACGCCTATTCGTCACAACCACTCGGACAGCGACGCGGTGCTCGACGCGGTGCGCGACTGTGTCCTTGCCGTCGGAGTCCGCCGTACGACGCTGACCGACGTGGCCCGCCGCGCGGGCGTCTCCCGGATGACGCTGTACCGGCGCTGGCCCGATGTGCGCTCCCTGGTGGGGGACTTGATGACCCGCGAGTGGGTCGCGGTCGCCACGGGGGCCATGCCCGAACGGCGGCCCGGCACGGCCACGCGCGGCCTGATCGTCGAGGGGCTGGTGGCCGGGGTGCGGACCTTCCGCGCCCACCCGCTCTTCCAGAAGATCGTGGACGTCGATCCCGAACTGCTCCTGCCCTACGTCCTCGACCGCCGGGGCGCGAGCCAGATGGCGCTGCTCGCCCTGCTCGCGGACGCCGTGAAGGAGGGCCACGCCGACGGCTCGGTGCGCGCGGGCCACGTGGAGCGGCAGGCGCGGTCCCTGCTGCTGATCGTCCAGTCCTTCACCCTGTCCCTGCGGACCATGACCGACGAGGACGACGCCGACCTGAGCAGCGACGCCTTCCTGGCGGAACTGCGCAGCATCCTGGAGAGGACCCTCACGCCATGA
- a CDS encoding MbtH family protein yields MSTNPFDDNEGRFLVLVNDEGQHSLWPSFAKVPGGWTTVFEENTREACLEYIESHWTDLRPRSLSA; encoded by the coding sequence ATGAGCACCAATCCCTTCGACGACAACGAAGGCCGCTTCCTGGTCCTGGTGAACGACGAGGGCCAGCACTCCCTTTGGCCGTCCTTCGCCAAGGTGCCCGGAGGCTGGACGACCGTCTTCGAGGAGAACACCCGAGAGGCGTGCCTGGAGTACATCGAGTCCCATTGGACCGACCTGCGCCCCCGGTCCCTCTCGGCCTAG
- a CDS encoding glycerol-3-phosphate dehydrogenase/oxidase, producing MTPATPPVPGSSLSAARRSRELTETVGGPVVDVLVVGLGATGAGVALDAAARGLSVAAVDAHDLAFGTSRFSSKLIHGGLRYLASAQLDVAHESAVERGVLMERTAPHLVRAQPFVLPLTPLVSRAQSTLAWAGFRAGDALRLAARTARATLPAPRRLSTVETRHLAPALRTQGLRGGLLSWDGRLTDDARLVTAIARTAAARGARILTRVRALELTASGARVRDELTGEEGEIRARAVINASGVWADGLVDGIRIRPSRGTHLVLRSDHLGPLPAGLHVPVPGETNRFVLVLPQGDGRVYVGLTDEPVEGDVPDVPEVPETDIGFLLDVLGSVLDVPVRRDDVVGAFAGLRPLLDTAPAAGSGAPRTSDISRRHAVLTSSEGVTTVVGGKLTTYRRMAEDAVDAAVATHGLTAGPSPTASLPLVGAASPNTLGSLRAPRRLVQRYGTEAPAVQALGAEDPRLAEPVLTGHPVTGAELLWAVRHEGALDEADLLDRRTRIGLVPADRDAALDVAREVLGEVNLPA from the coding sequence ATGACCCCTGCCACTCCCCCGGTCCCCGGATCGTCGCTGTCCGCCGCCCGGCGCTCGCGCGAACTCACCGAGACCGTCGGCGGTCCGGTCGTGGACGTCCTGGTCGTCGGCCTGGGCGCGACAGGCGCCGGGGTCGCCCTGGACGCCGCCGCCCGGGGCCTTTCGGTGGCCGCCGTCGACGCCCATGACCTGGCCTTCGGCACCTCGCGCTTCAGCAGCAAGCTGATCCATGGCGGGCTGCGCTACCTCGCCTCCGCCCAGCTCGACGTGGCTCACGAGAGCGCGGTCGAGCGCGGGGTGCTGATGGAGCGCACGGCTCCGCACCTGGTGCGGGCCCAGCCGTTCGTGCTGCCGCTGACGCCGCTCGTGTCCCGCGCCCAGTCCACCCTCGCCTGGGCCGGGTTCCGGGCCGGTGACGCCCTGCGTCTGGCGGCCCGCACGGCCCGCGCCACCCTGCCGGCCCCGCGCCGCCTGTCCACGGTGGAGACGCGGCACCTCGCCCCTGCCCTGCGCACCCAGGGCCTGCGCGGCGGTCTGCTGTCCTGGGACGGCCGGCTCACCGACGACGCCCGGCTGGTGACGGCGATCGCCCGCACCGCCGCCGCCCGCGGCGCCCGGATCCTCACCCGCGTCCGGGCACTGGAACTCACCGCGTCCGGCGCCCGCGTCCGCGACGAACTCACCGGCGAGGAGGGCGAGATCAGGGCCCGCGCCGTGATCAACGCGTCCGGCGTATGGGCGGACGGCCTGGTGGACGGCATCCGGATCCGCCCCTCGCGCGGCACCCACCTCGTGCTGCGCTCCGACCACCTCGGCCCGCTGCCCGCGGGGCTGCACGTGCCGGTCCCCGGCGAGACCAACCGTTTCGTCCTCGTCCTGCCGCAGGGCGACGGCCGGGTCTACGTCGGCCTCACCGACGAGCCCGTCGAGGGTGACGTCCCGGACGTGCCCGAGGTCCCCGAGACCGACATCGGCTTCCTGCTGGACGTCCTCGGCTCGGTCCTGGACGTGCCGGTCCGGCGCGATGACGTCGTCGGCGCGTTCGCCGGTCTGCGCCCTCTGCTCGACACCGCGCCGGCGGCCGGTTCCGGGGCGCCGCGGACCTCCGACATCTCCCGTCGGCACGCGGTCCTCACCTCGTCGGAGGGCGTGACCACGGTGGTCGGCGGCAAGCTCACCACCTATCGGCGCATGGCCGAGGACGCCGTCGACGCCGCCGTCGCCACGCACGGGCTCACGGCCGGCCCGTCCCCCACCGCCTCGCTGCCCCTCGTCGGCGCCGCGTCACCGAACACTCTCGGCTCGCTGCGCGCGCCGCGCCGCCTGGTCCAGCGCTACGGCACCGAGGCACCGGCCGTCCAGGCGCTCGGCGCGGAGGACCCCCGTCTCGCCGAACCCGTACTGACGGGGCATCCCGTCACCGGCGCCGAACTCCTGTGGGCCGTACGCCACGAGGGCGCCCTGGACGAGGCGGACCTGCTCGACCGGCGCACCCGCATCGGGCTGGTGCCGGCCGACCGGGACGCCGCGCTGGACGTCGCGCGCGAGGTGCTGGGCGAGGTGAACCTGCCCGCCTAG